One Gordonia mangrovi genomic region harbors:
- a CDS encoding acyl-CoA dehydrogenase family protein encodes MAINLELPKKFDSTVERTHMAAEHIFRPISRKYDKAEHEYPTELDELGKLAKQSRAQERESDGQSAATDEPSENGPNMRALISAREMSWGDVGLLLSIPGQGLGNAAIAAVATDEQLEKFSGVWAAMAITEPSFGSDSAAVSTTATRDGDDYLINGEKIFVTAGSRADHVVVWATIDKSAGRAAIKSFVVPMTTEGVTVARLEHKLGIKSSDTAVIRFENARVPADNLLGSPEVDTKKAFGGVMQTFDNTRPVVAAMAIGLGRAALEELRRMLEEAGHEIDYDKSAAAQHASVCEFIRLESDWEASWLHTLRAAWMADNQQPNSAEASMSKAKAGRTVTDITNKAVEVGATAGFSETMLLEKWARDAKILDIFEGTQQIQQLIIARRVLGKSSADLT; translated from the coding sequence ATGGCGATCAACCTGGAGCTCCCGAAGAAGTTCGATTCGACGGTCGAGCGCACCCACATGGCGGCGGAGCACATCTTCCGTCCGATCTCCCGCAAGTACGACAAGGCCGAGCACGAGTATCCGACCGAGCTCGATGAGCTGGGCAAACTCGCCAAACAGTCGCGAGCGCAGGAGCGGGAGTCCGACGGTCAATCGGCAGCGACCGACGAGCCTTCGGAGAACGGCCCGAACATGCGCGCCCTCATCTCCGCTCGCGAGATGAGCTGGGGCGACGTCGGCCTGCTGCTGTCGATTCCGGGCCAGGGACTCGGTAACGCCGCGATCGCCGCGGTCGCCACCGATGAACAGCTCGAGAAGTTCTCCGGGGTGTGGGCGGCGATGGCCATCACCGAACCCAGCTTCGGCTCGGATTCGGCCGCGGTGTCGACGACGGCCACCCGCGACGGCGACGACTACCTGATCAACGGCGAGAAGATCTTCGTGACCGCCGGTTCCCGCGCCGACCACGTGGTGGTGTGGGCGACGATCGACAAGAGTGCCGGCCGGGCCGCCATCAAGAGCTTTGTCGTGCCGATGACCACCGAGGGCGTCACTGTCGCCCGCCTCGAGCACAAACTCGGCATCAAGTCGTCGGACACCGCGGTGATCCGCTTCGAGAACGCCCGCGTTCCCGCCGACAACCTCTTGGGTTCGCCGGAGGTGGACACCAAGAAGGCCTTCGGCGGGGTCATGCAGACCTTCGACAACACCCGCCCGGTCGTCGCGGCCATGGCGATCGGTTTGGGACGTGCCGCGCTCGAAGAACTGCGACGCATGCTGGAGGAAGCCGGCCACGAGATCGACTACGACAAGTCGGCCGCTGCCCAGCATGCGTCGGTCTGCGAGTTCATCCGCCTCGAATCCGACTGGGAGGCATCGTGGTTGCACACACTGCGCGCAGCCTGGATGGCCGACAACCAGCAACCGAACTCGGCCGAGGCATCGATGTCGAAGGCCAAGGCCGGTCGCACCGTCACCGACATCACCAACAAGGCGGTGGAAGTCGGTGCCACCGCCGGCTTCTCCGAGACGATGCTGCTGGAGAAGTGGGCGCGCGACGCCAAGATCCTCGACATTTTCGAAGGTACCCAGCAGATTCAGCAGTTGATCATTGCGCGGCGGGTGTTGGGGAAGTCGAGTGCGGATCTGACGTAG
- a CDS encoding dihydrofolate reductase family protein: MGTLVYGFNVSVDGYIADAQGSIDWSEPSDELHQYWNDFERETALSLYGRRLYELMSAYWPTADQDPAAGPITTDFAQVWRDMPKVVFSQTLESVAWNSRLERGDPVEVVTKLKAETDGQMEVAGATLAAPIIQAGLVDEFRLLVAPTAVGGGLRFFPTLPSWIPLRLVENRTFPGGIVLLRYEVKRD; the protein is encoded by the coding sequence ATGGGCACACTCGTTTACGGCTTCAACGTCTCGGTGGACGGCTACATCGCCGACGCACAAGGCAGCATCGACTGGTCCGAACCAAGTGACGAACTGCATCAGTACTGGAATGACTTCGAACGGGAGACCGCCCTGTCCCTGTACGGGCGGCGGCTCTACGAACTGATGTCCGCGTACTGGCCAACCGCCGACCAGGACCCGGCCGCCGGCCCGATCACCACCGACTTCGCCCAGGTGTGGCGTGACATGCCCAAAGTCGTGTTCTCACAGACCCTCGAGTCCGTCGCCTGGAACTCCCGCCTCGAACGCGGCGACCCGGTCGAGGTGGTGACGAAGCTGAAGGCCGAGACCGATGGCCAGATGGAGGTGGCCGGCGCGACCCTGGCGGCACCGATCATCCAGGCCGGACTGGTCGACGAGTTCCGCCTGCTGGTTGCGCCCACCGCTGTCGGCGGCGGCCTCCGGTTCTTCCCGACGCTACCGTCCTGGATTCCACTGCGGCTGGTGGAGAACCGCACCTTCCCGGGCGGAATCGTGCTGCTGCGGTATGAGGTGAAACGCGACTGA
- a CDS encoding nuclear transport factor 2 family protein — MSGSHVTPEDVPTEDVVRRYFAIVADLASTEADLRGILHPDASFNELPNPIAPGGNTRDVEETVAGFLAGKQRLTTQSITIDEVLVSGDRAGVRSRWQGTIGETEIVAHMAGFVTVADGLILTHDTYDCYEPFSLPG; from the coding sequence ATGAGTGGATCTCACGTCACCCCCGAAGATGTCCCTACCGAAGATGTCGTGCGCCGCTACTTCGCGATCGTCGCCGATCTGGCATCCACCGAGGCCGATCTGCGGGGCATCCTCCATCCGGATGCGTCATTCAACGAACTGCCCAACCCCATCGCGCCGGGCGGAAACACGCGCGATGTGGAGGAGACCGTGGCCGGGTTCCTGGCCGGCAAGCAACGCCTGACGACGCAGAGCATCACCATCGACGAGGTCCTGGTCTCCGGCGATCGCGCCGGGGTGCGGTCCCGGTGGCAGGGCACGATCGGCGAGACCGAGATCGTGGCGCACATGGCCGGGTTCGTGACCGTCGCCGACGGACTGATCCTCACCCACGACACCTACGACTGCTACGAACCGTTCAGCCTGCCGGGTTGA
- a CDS encoding helix-turn-helix domain-containing protein translates to MAADSTKTIRDTGDPAPVHREVHGDVPTAGDLEAAIAHQVRMLRRNAGMSVADMAAKVGISKAMLSKIENAQTSCSLSTLARLAAGLDVPVTSLFRGADVEREAIYTEAGKGAVIVGRGTRVGHHYELLGGLRGQHKRLEPVLVTLTDDSEVFPRFQHPGTEMLYMLEGVMVYGHGNAEYTLRPGDCLLLDGEGIHGPHDLVRLPIRFLAVTAYPDNHDTE, encoded by the coding sequence ATGGCTGCCGATTCGACGAAGACGATCCGGGACACCGGCGACCCCGCACCGGTGCATCGGGAGGTCCACGGGGACGTGCCGACCGCCGGCGATCTGGAGGCGGCGATCGCACATCAGGTCCGGATGCTGCGCCGCAATGCCGGGATGTCGGTCGCAGACATGGCCGCCAAGGTCGGCATCTCCAAGGCGATGCTCTCCAAAATCGAGAACGCGCAGACCTCGTGCAGCCTCTCCACCCTCGCCCGCCTGGCCGCCGGACTCGACGTCCCGGTCACCTCGCTGTTCCGCGGCGCCGACGTCGAGCGGGAGGCGATCTACACCGAGGCCGGCAAGGGCGCGGTGATCGTGGGACGCGGCACCCGCGTCGGCCATCACTACGAACTGCTCGGCGGTCTGCGCGGCCAGCACAAACGTCTCGAACCCGTATTGGTCACCCTCACCGACGACAGCGAGGTGTTTCCCCGCTTTCAACACCCCGGCACCGAGATGCTGTACATGCTCGAAGGCGTCATGGTCTACGGCCACGGCAACGCCGAGTACACGCTGCGTCCGGGTGACTGTCTGCTCCTCGACGGTGAGGGCATCCACGGGCCGCACGATCTGGTCCGGCTGCCGATCCGGTTCCTGGCGGTCACCGCATATCCGGACAATCACGACACCGAGTGA
- a CDS encoding VOC family protein, producing the protein MTELAHKVRGVDHVAYPTFDPAATVRFYRDVLGFPVVHSICAAGWGPDKHPDFIHFFFDIGNDDRLAFFYYFGLEPFDGGPQGDSYSRFAEDVPIWFIRSRHLAIHVDSEEDLLEYRRRLDGSDWPVEMQIQHETIESIYTHDPNGYMIEVTRAMRPVTPQEDLDANLTIDALIDVVSQPNPSMAALLARKAERIVERAAQWQEDQDAREAVSVR; encoded by the coding sequence ATGACCGAACTCGCCCACAAAGTCCGCGGCGTCGACCACGTCGCCTACCCGACCTTCGATCCGGCCGCGACGGTGCGGTTCTACCGCGACGTGCTCGGCTTCCCGGTGGTCCACTCGATCTGCGCCGCCGGCTGGGGACCGGACAAGCACCCCGACTTCATCCACTTCTTCTTCGACATCGGCAACGACGACCGGCTCGCGTTCTTCTACTATTTCGGACTCGAACCGTTCGACGGTGGTCCGCAGGGTGATTCGTATTCGCGGTTCGCCGAGGACGTACCGATCTGGTTCATCCGGTCCCGCCATCTGGCGATTCACGTCGACAGTGAGGAGGACCTGCTGGAGTATCGCCGTCGTCTCGACGGCAGCGATTGGCCGGTGGAGATGCAGATCCAACACGAGACGATCGAATCGATCTACACCCACGACCCGAACGGCTACATGATCGAGGTAACCCGGGCGATGCGGCCGGTGACGCCGCAGGAGGATCTCGACGCCAATCTCACCATCGACGCCCTGATCGACGTGGTGTCGCAACCGAACCCGAGCATGGCGGCATTGCTGGCGCGCAAGGCGGAGCGCATCGTCGAGCGAGCGGCGCAGTGGCAAGAAGATCAGGATGCGCGCGAGGCGGTGTCGGTTCGATGA
- a CDS encoding TfoX/Sxy family protein yields the protein MTYDLDLAYRIRGMLATECGVDERSMFGGLAFLINGNMALAASGQGGIMVRVAPEETESLLEFDHTEPMIMSGREARGWLRVSDDGIRTERQLQRWVTLGSDYARKLPPK from the coding sequence GTGACGTACGACCTCGATCTCGCCTATCGCATTCGCGGGATGCTCGCGACGGAATGCGGGGTCGACGAACGGTCGATGTTCGGTGGCCTCGCCTTCCTGATCAACGGCAACATGGCCCTCGCGGCCAGCGGACAGGGCGGCATCATGGTGCGTGTCGCACCGGAAGAGACCGAGTCACTGCTGGAGTTCGACCACACCGAGCCGATGATCATGTCCGGCCGCGAGGCACGCGGCTGGTTACGGGTCTCCGATGACGGCATCCGCACCGAGCGCCAGCTGCAGCGCTGGGTCACCCTCGGCTCCGACTACGCGCGCAAGCTCCCGCCAAAGTAG
- a CDS encoding SdpI family protein encodes MVVAVNVLLVVAAVIVFALAAMWLVVGAMGITGRLRRNRWVGVRADATMRSDQAFAVANRVAAPGELAAAGILVLAGILTLGVGGYWSLVFAVVGLIAAMFVVGIVSAYGVRAAAAVPADDPADDCGTSSCGACSLRGACSNESAQA; translated from the coding sequence ATGGTTGTCGCTGTGAACGTCCTGCTTGTTGTCGCCGCCGTCATCGTCTTCGCGCTGGCCGCGATGTGGCTCGTGGTGGGCGCGATGGGCATCACCGGCCGGCTGCGACGTAATCGGTGGGTGGGCGTTCGTGCCGACGCCACCATGCGCTCCGATCAGGCGTTTGCCGTCGCGAACCGGGTGGCCGCCCCGGGTGAGCTGGCCGCCGCGGGCATCCTCGTGCTCGCCGGCATCTTGACCCTCGGGGTGGGCGGCTACTGGTCGCTGGTGTTCGCCGTGGTCGGCTTGATCGCCGCGATGTTCGTCGTCGGGATCGTCAGTGCCTATGGTGTCCGCGCCGCCGCCGCGGTGCCGGCCGACGACCCCGCGGACGACTGCGGCACGTCGAGCTGCGGCGCGTGCAGCCTGCGGGGAGCCTGTTCGAACGAGTCCGCGCAGGCCTGA
- a CDS encoding bile acid:sodium symporter family protein — MAAPLAVARDWFNRSPVDGFILAIIGAVILAALLPAKGDAAEVLDWVVVVAIAALFFLYGTRLHPREALDGLKHWRLHLTILAFTFVVFPLVGLAIGPLVEPIIGGDLYAGLLFLCLVPSTVQSSIAFTSIARGNVPGAIVSASASNILGVVLTPLLVVLLMTTDGDVTIDGTSVLKILGQILLPFIVGQIARPWVGPFFARHAKITKLADRGTIVLVVYVAFSEGVREGIWSIVDAGQLVAVAVISLILVVVMLVVTRWVPRRLGFSREDVIAIQFCGTKKSLATGLPMATVLFAGSTVGLIVLPLMIFHQIQLILCSWLATRYGREADAATVP; from the coding sequence GTGGCCGCCCCGCTGGCAGTCGCGCGCGACTGGTTCAACCGCTCGCCCGTCGACGGGTTCATCCTCGCGATCATCGGGGCCGTGATCCTCGCGGCACTCCTGCCGGCCAAGGGCGACGCCGCCGAGGTGCTCGACTGGGTGGTCGTGGTCGCGATCGCCGCGCTGTTCTTCCTCTACGGCACCCGGCTGCATCCGCGGGAGGCCCTCGACGGCCTCAAGCACTGGCGCCTGCATCTCACCATCCTCGCGTTCACGTTCGTGGTGTTCCCGCTCGTCGGCCTGGCCATCGGCCCGCTCGTCGAGCCGATCATCGGCGGCGACCTCTACGCGGGCCTGCTGTTCCTGTGCCTGGTGCCGTCCACGGTGCAGTCGTCCATCGCGTTCACCTCCATCGCCCGCGGCAACGTACCCGGAGCGATCGTCAGCGCATCAGCGTCCAACATCCTGGGTGTGGTGTTGACCCCGCTGCTGGTGGTGTTACTGATGACCACCGACGGCGACGTCACGATCGACGGCACCTCGGTGCTGAAGATCCTCGGTCAGATCCTGCTGCCGTTCATCGTCGGCCAAATCGCCCGGCCGTGGGTCGGTCCGTTCTTCGCCCGGCACGCGAAGATCACCAAGCTCGCCGATCGCGGCACCATCGTGCTGGTGGTCTACGTGGCGTTCAGCGAGGGCGTCCGCGAGGGCATCTGGTCGATCGTCGACGCCGGGCAACTGGTCGCCGTCGCGGTGATCTCGCTGATCCTGGTCGTGGTGATGCTGGTGGTGACGCGCTGGGTGCCGCGGCGCCTCGGATTCTCCCGCGAAGATGTGATCGCCATCCAGTTCTGCGGCACCAAGAAGAGCCTCGCCACCGGCCTACCGATGGCGACGGTCCTGTTCGCCGGGTCGACGGTCGGTCTCATCGTGTTGCCGCTGATGATCTTCCACCAGATCCAACTGATCCTCTGCTCATGGCTGGCCACCCGCTACGGCCGTGAGGCAGACGCGGCGACGGTGCCCTAA
- a CDS encoding YqgE/AlgH family protein codes for MPTAGRVRPGTLLIASTDLIEPTFARTVIYIMEHNDAGSLGVVLNRMSQTAVHNLLPQWADLSASPRALFVGGPVKQDAALCLGVVKLGADISGHEALRPVDGRVVLVDLDGDPTELADVLDGVRVFAGYSGWGERQLDAELEQNSWLLASALAKDLLAPTTTDLWGSVLRRQTWPTPLLATHPIDVARN; via the coding sequence ATGCCCACGGCCGGTCGAGTCCGGCCGGGCACACTGCTGATCGCGTCGACCGATCTGATCGAACCGACCTTCGCCCGCACTGTCATCTACATCATGGAGCACAACGACGCCGGCAGCCTCGGCGTGGTGCTCAACCGGATGAGTCAGACCGCGGTGCACAACCTGCTCCCCCAGTGGGCCGACCTGTCCGCATCGCCGCGGGCGCTGTTCGTCGGCGGACCGGTGAAGCAGGATGCCGCGCTGTGCCTGGGTGTGGTGAAGCTGGGCGCCGACATCTCCGGCCACGAGGCATTGCGCCCAGTGGACGGACGCGTGGTGCTGGTCGACCTCGACGGCGATCCGACGGAACTCGCCGACGTTCTCGACGGGGTCCGGGTGTTCGCCGGCTACTCCGGGTGGGGTGAGCGTCAGCTCGACGCCGAACTCGAACAGAACAGCTGGCTGTTGGCCTCGGCACTGGCGAAGGATCTGTTGGCGCCGACGACGACCGATCTCTGGGGTTCGGTGCTGCGTCGCCAGACGTGGCCCACGCCGCTGCTCGCGACCCATCCGATCGATGTCGCGCGAAACTGA
- a CDS encoding alpha/beta hydrolase, with protein MSISIPPDTTRLGAGRYIESAEQPANTATSVHELSTADGAKVTGVLRTVPGASTVVALMHPRQDLTHHVLVPELLARGFAVWTQGTRSVNNDLNLVHEQALLDVAAGQVFLRDSDFGSVLTLGHSGGGALFAFYHEQAGRAPDDRLTATPAGRPIDLAGADMPVPDGAIFLAPHPGQGQLLLRLIDPSVSDENDPLSVNPSLNPFDPSNGFAEPPESSSYSADFIERYRTAQRARVARIDAVARELVAESGHARKQFKVSGDPADRRASLAPRIMTIYRTDADLRFVDLSLSPNDRPYGSLFGRRPDLTDYGLVGFGRLATPEAWLSTWSGLSSNAGFLRCAPGVQVPTLFIELTGDQACFPEDAVELVTALGADDVNHVRVEGTHFGGPIRDGAPTGASLAAAEIGGWLAERFG; from the coding sequence ATGAGCATCTCGATCCCTCCCGACACAACCCGCCTCGGCGCGGGCCGCTACATCGAGTCCGCCGAGCAGCCCGCGAACACGGCGACGTCGGTGCACGAGTTGTCGACGGCCGACGGCGCGAAGGTCACCGGGGTGCTGCGCACGGTTCCCGGCGCGTCGACGGTGGTCGCGCTGATGCATCCCCGCCAGGACCTGACCCATCACGTGTTGGTACCCGAACTGCTGGCGCGCGGCTTCGCGGTGTGGACGCAGGGCACGCGTTCGGTGAACAATGACCTGAACCTCGTTCATGAGCAGGCCCTGCTCGATGTCGCGGCAGGTCAGGTCTTTCTCCGCGACAGCGACTTCGGCTCGGTTCTCACACTGGGACATTCGGGCGGTGGCGCGTTGTTCGCGTTCTATCACGAGCAAGCCGGGCGTGCCCCGGATGATCGTCTGACGGCCACGCCGGCCGGACGTCCGATCGACCTCGCCGGTGCCGACATGCCCGTTCCCGATGGCGCGATCTTTCTGGCCCCGCATCCCGGCCAGGGACAGCTGCTGCTGCGACTCATCGATCCGTCGGTGAGCGATGAGAACGACCCGCTGAGTGTGAACCCGTCACTCAACCCGTTCGACCCGTCCAACGGGTTCGCCGAACCGCCCGAATCATCCTCCTACTCTGCGGATTTCATCGAGCGCTACCGCACGGCGCAGCGCGCCCGGGTGGCGCGCATCGACGCCGTCGCTCGCGAACTCGTCGCCGAATCCGGCCATGCACGTAAACAATTCAAGGTCTCCGGCGATCCGGCCGATCGCCGTGCGTCGTTGGCACCGCGGATCATGACCATCTACCGCACCGACGCCGACCTCCGCTTCGTCGACCTGTCGCTGAGCCCGAACGACCGCCCGTACGGGTCGCTGTTCGGCCGTCGCCCCGACCTCACCGACTACGGACTCGTCGGCTTCGGCCGACTCGCCACACCGGAGGCGTGGCTCTCGACGTGGTCGGGTCTGTCCAGCAACGCAGGCTTCCTCCGCTGCGCCCCCGGAGTGCAGGTACCGACGCTGTTCATCGAACTGACCGGCGACCAGGCCTGCTTCCCCGAGGATGCGGTGGAGCTGGTGACCGCCCTCGGCGCGGATGATGTCAACCACGTCCGCGTCGAGGGTACCCACTTCGGTGGGCCGATCCGAGACGGTGCGCCGACCGGGGCCAGCCTCGCTGCAGCCGAGATCGGAGGGTGGTTGGCAGAGCGGTTCGGCTGA
- the leuS gene encoding leucine--tRNA ligase, with the protein MTSADSSRTASTAPDANVPGHRYTAELAGEIEARWQRTWADQHAYEAPNPVGPLAGDLSAVGGAAPDAPDKMFIQDMFPYPSGAGLHVGHPLGFIASDVFARYQRMTGKNVLHTMGFDSFGLPAEQYAVQTGTHPRTTTEANIERYLGQIRRLGLGHDERRRVATTDVDFYRWTQWIFLQIYNAWYDTDQAKARRIDELVAEFDSGARAVGDGREWSALSTAERTEVLDSYRLVYLSDSLVNWCPGLGTVLANEEVTADGRSDRGNYPVFRKHLRQWMMRITAYSDRLLDDLDLLDWPDKVKTMQRNWIGRSRGAQVRFASGPHTIEVFTTRPDTLFGATYMVLAPEHPLVDGLTAASWPEGTDERWTAGAADPAGAIKGYRAAIAAKSDLERQENKDKTGVFTGSYATNPVNGQQIPVFIADYVLMGYGTGAIMAVPGHDARDHEFASAFGLPIREVIGSEQGVEAEAYVGDGPLVNSDYLDGLSVEEAKAKIVERLEADGVGTGKIQYKLRDWLFARQRYWGEPFPIVYDADGQAHPLPESMLPVELPEVDDYAPVSFDPDDADSEPSPPLAKATDWMTVELDLGDGFKDYTRDANVMPQWAGSSWYQLRYIDPTNEDTLCAKENEAYWMGPRPQLHGPDDPGGLDLYIGGVEHAVLHLLYSRFWHKVLFDLGYVTSREPYRKLFNQGMIQAYAYTDSRGLYVPAEEVEERDGAFFYNGEKVNQEYGKMGKSLKNSVAPDDICRDYGADTLRVYEMFMGPLDQSRPWATKDVVGSQRFLQRIWRLVVDEETGAMRCSDVEPDDDTIRLLHKTIAGVREDYAELRNNTAVAKLTVLTNHLTKNFEKTGAPRAVVEPLVIMLAPLAPHIAEELWHRLGNDSLLARGAFPVADEKWLVEDTIEIPIQVKGKVRSRITVAADADEATVRATALADEKIAPLLDGEPRKVIVVPGRMVNVVP; encoded by the coding sequence GTGACTTCAGCTGATTCTTCCCGCACCGCATCGACGGCCCCGGACGCGAACGTGCCCGGCCACCGGTACACCGCGGAGCTTGCCGGCGAGATCGAAGCCCGGTGGCAGCGCACCTGGGCGGACCAGCATGCCTACGAGGCGCCCAACCCGGTGGGCCCGCTGGCCGGCGACCTCAGCGCCGTCGGCGGCGCGGCCCCCGACGCCCCGGACAAGATGTTCATCCAGGACATGTTCCCGTATCCGTCGGGCGCGGGCCTGCACGTCGGGCACCCGCTCGGCTTCATCGCCAGCGATGTGTTCGCCCGTTATCAGCGGATGACGGGCAAGAACGTGCTGCACACGATGGGCTTCGACTCCTTCGGACTGCCCGCCGAGCAGTACGCGGTGCAGACCGGCACGCACCCGCGCACCACCACCGAGGCCAACATCGAGCGGTACCTGGGTCAGATCCGACGCCTGGGACTCGGCCACGACGAACGGCGCCGGGTGGCCACCACAGATGTCGACTTCTACCGCTGGACGCAGTGGATCTTCCTGCAGATCTACAACGCCTGGTACGACACCGACCAGGCCAAGGCGCGGCGGATCGACGAGTTGGTCGCCGAGTTCGATTCCGGTGCCCGCGCGGTGGGTGACGGCCGCGAGTGGTCGGCGCTGTCGACGGCCGAACGCACCGAGGTCCTCGACTCCTACCGGCTGGTCTACCTGAGTGACTCGTTGGTCAACTGGTGTCCGGGGCTGGGCACGGTGCTGGCGAACGAAGAGGTCACCGCCGACGGCCGCAGCGACCGCGGCAACTATCCGGTGTTCCGTAAGCATCTGCGGCAGTGGATGATGCGGATCACCGCCTACTCCGACCGGCTGCTCGACGACCTGGACCTGCTGGACTGGCCCGACAAGGTCAAGACCATGCAGCGCAACTGGATCGGGCGATCGCGCGGTGCGCAGGTCCGGTTTGCGAGCGGACCGCACACCATCGAGGTATTCACTACCCGTCCCGACACGCTGTTCGGCGCCACCTACATGGTGCTCGCACCCGAGCACCCGTTGGTCGACGGCCTGACCGCGGCAAGTTGGCCGGAGGGGACCGACGAGCGGTGGACCGCAGGTGCGGCCGATCCGGCCGGAGCGATCAAGGGGTATCGCGCGGCGATCGCCGCCAAGTCGGATCTGGAACGTCAGGAGAACAAGGACAAGACCGGTGTGTTCACCGGCTCCTACGCCACGAATCCGGTGAACGGGCAGCAGATCCCGGTGTTCATCGCCGACTACGTGCTGATGGGCTACGGCACCGGCGCCATCATGGCCGTGCCCGGCCACGACGCCCGCGACCACGAGTTCGCCTCCGCTTTCGGGTTGCCGATCCGGGAGGTGATCGGCTCCGAGCAGGGCGTGGAGGCCGAGGCCTACGTCGGCGACGGCCCGCTGGTGAACTCCGACTACCTCGACGGCCTGTCGGTGGAGGAGGCCAAGGCGAAGATCGTCGAACGGCTCGAGGCCGACGGGGTCGGTACCGGCAAGATCCAGTACAAGCTGCGTGACTGGTTGTTCGCCCGTCAGCGCTACTGGGGCGAACCGTTCCCCATCGTCTACGACGCCGACGGTCAGGCCCATCCGCTGCCGGAATCGATGCTGCCGGTGGAACTTCCGGAGGTCGACGATTACGCGCCCGTCTCCTTCGACCCCGATGACGCCGACAGCGAACCGTCACCGCCGCTGGCCAAGGCCACGGACTGGATGACCGTCGAACTCGACCTCGGTGACGGGTTCAAGGACTACACGCGCGACGCCAACGTGATGCCGCAGTGGGCGGGCAGTTCCTGGTATCAACTGCGCTACATTGATCCCACCAATGAGGACACGTTGTGCGCCAAGGAGAACGAGGCCTACTGGATGGGCCCGCGGCCGCAGCTGCATGGACCCGATGACCCGGGCGGGCTCGACCTCTACATCGGTGGCGTCGAACATGCGGTGCTGCACCTGCTCTATTCGCGGTTCTGGCACAAGGTGCTCTTCGACCTCGGCTATGTCACCAGCCGGGAGCCGTACCGAAAGCTGTTCAACCAGGGCATGATCCAGGCGTACGCCTACACCGATTCGCGGGGGCTGTACGTGCCGGCCGAGGAGGTGGAGGAGCGCGACGGCGCCTTCTTCTACAACGGCGAGAAGGTCAACCAGGAATACGGGAAGATGGGCAAGTCGCTCAAGAATTCCGTTGCCCCCGATGACATCTGCCGCGACTACGGGGCGGACACGCTGCGTGTGTACGAGATGTTCATGGGACCGCTGGATCAGTCACGGCCGTGGGCGACCAAGGATGTCGTGGGATCGCAGCGTTTCCTGCAACGCATCTGGCGACTCGTCGTCGACGAGGAGACCGGCGCAATGCGCTGCAGCGACGTCGAGCCCGACGATGACACGATCCGGTTGCTGCACAAGACGATCGCCGGTGTGCGCGAGGACTATGCCGAACTGCGCAACAACACCGCGGTGGCGAAGCTGACGGTGCTGACCAACCATCTGACCAAGAACTTCGAGAAGACCGGTGCGCCGCGTGCGGTGGTGGAGCCGCTGGTGATCATGCTGGCGCCGTTGGCCCCGCACATCGCCGAGGAACTCTGGCATCGGCTCGGCAACGACTCGCTCCTGGCCCGGGGGGCTTTCCCGGTGGCCGACGAGAAGTGGTTGGTGGAGGACACCATCGAGATCCCGATTCAGGTGAAGGGCAAGGTGCGCAGCCGCATCACCGTCGCCGCCGACGCCGACGAGGCGACCGTGCGGGCCACCGCCCTGGCCGACGAGAAGATCGCCCCGCTGCTCGACGGCGAACCGCGCAAGGTGATCGTGGTGCCCGGCCGGATGGTCAACGTCGTCCCGTAG